The genomic interval CGAGCGTCCCTTCATTTTATATTCGGCTCCCTGGGGCCCTGTTCCTGATGATAGCAGATTGTCAGTTCAGCCGGATTACCGGGCTGGGAGAAATGCACTTTGGCCCCAACCAGAGAAGCGCGGGTTTTCATATTCAGCATCCCGCCGCGGCTGGCGTAACTTTCCTTGTGGTAGCCACATCCATTATCCTTGAAAGAAATGATCAATTGCTCAGCATCGCTCTTGAAAGTGATGACAAGATGGCTGCAGCCGGAATGGCGAATGGAGTTGTTTCCCGCTTCCTGCAGAATACGATAGAAAACCAGTCGCAGATTCAGCGGCAACTCGTCGATGCGACCATCAGACTGGTCAATAATTTCGACGGAGATATCCTGCCGTGCTGTTTTGATCTGCCGGTCCAGCTGCGCCTGCACGGCCTCGATCAGCCCGAACATCTCCAGGACGGTTGGCTTGGCATCATCCACAATATGTCTTAGCCCCAACAGGCAATGCCCCAACTCTTCCTTGAGATCATTTAAGTCCTCACCATCCAGCTCTTCCACCGAGCCGAGCCAACGCAAAGTGCGCGATAGGTCTGCCAAGGTTTGATCATGCAGATCCATACCAATCTGCGCCCGCGCTCGCTCCAGCTCATCGGTAACATAGCGCGCACCAGATCGCAGTCCTTCCAGCCGGGCGGCTTCCTTGACACGGGCGATTTCAGAAACCCGCACCAACTCCGATTGCCACAGGGCGAAGAAATAGGGACCAATCAGATCGCTGAGCAGTTTGGCATTCTCGATATGCTCCAGTGAATAGAGATCCGGCTTTGTGGAAGATATCGACAAGGCTCCGATCAACTCGCCGGCAACCCGCACCTGCACATGCAATCGAGACCGCAGGGTATGTTCGAAGATCGGCGCGTTGAACATGCTTTCATTGTTGAAACGCAGGTCTTCCATGGCATTCGCAGTGATCAGATAATCGACCTTGCCCAGAAGGATGTCTCGGATGGGACTGGTGGACACATTTTTGCGATTGATTCCTCCCCAAGCGGTCTGGATACCGGTTTCGTAGGCAACCAGATTTTCCTTCGACTCATCCAGAATGACCACGTCAAAATGATTGTGCGGCAGAATTTCCTGTATCTCTTCGCTCATCGCGTCAATAACAGCCTGATAGCCGACACGTCCGGCGATTGCGCGGGTGATGTTTATGACCTGCTCGGTCGAAAAAGTTGCCGGTATTGGGGATTTATCTGTCATTGCAGTATCTTAATCCATAGCTGCCAGCACAACAACCTCATTGACTGATCATTGGCTGATCATCGAAGGCTCTCGAGCCTCGCTGTTGGAAAGCGCTCAAGATGAGCCTTCAAGCAAAAGAAGAAGAGCAGGCACGCCCACTCTTCTTTTCGTCATTTCTGGTCTGGCGCGCCCTTCGCTACGCAACCTTCGAGTTGGCCCATTCGGTCAAGGAAAGCGCAACAACGATAATGGCGCCCTTGATGATGAGCTGATAGTCGATAGGCACATTGAGAATATTGAACCCATTGTTGAGCACAGCCAGAAACAGCACGCCCAGAATGGTACGGGCAACCGATCCCTTACCGCCAAGCAGGCTGGCGCCCCCCAGAACCACAGCAGCGATAACATCGAGCTCGGTACCAAACTCGCCATAGGTGGCTGCTGCCGTATGCACCTGCGAGCTCTGAATGATACCCGCCAGGGCAGCCCCCATGCCACAGATCACATAGGTCATCATCTTGACGAGCCTGACGCGCCGGCCGGAGAGATAAGCCGCTCTTTCATTGTCGCCCAGCGAGGCAACCTGCAGTCCGAAAGTGGTGCGCTTCTGGATAAAGATGAACAACAGGCTGACAAAAGCGAAGATCCAGATGGCGAACGGGATACCAAACAGGAAGCCGTTGCCGATGAACTCGAAACCGGGTTGGTTCTTGACCAGATGCAGATCCGGACCACCGGCAAGAAGTGCAGTACCTCGGACGATGGAGAGCATCCCCAAGGTCACGATCATCGCTGGCAACTTGAAGACAGAGACAACAAATCCGCTAATCGCCCCCGTCACCGCACCAGTCAGGATGCCCAATGCAACAGCGGGAATAAGCGGGAAATGGGCAATATGCAGCAGGAAGAAAACAACCAATCCGGAACTGGCCAAAACCGGTCCGACAGAGAGATCAATACCTCCGGTCATGATCACGAAGGTCATGCCCACCGCCATGATGCCCGTAATCGACATCTGGTAGATGATCGCCGTGAAGTTTGAAGCGGTCAAAAACACGGGCGCCATAATCCCGAACAGGCCGATGACAACCAGCAAAGCAACCGGCATGGCATAGGTGGGAATGGCATTGCGCAAGAACGCAGACAGATTCAGCATCAGTTCTTTCCTCCACTGATCTGGAGCACCAATTCTTCTTGAGAGATGTCGTCGGCGGCACAGGTCATTGTCATGCGACCAGCCACCATCACGGCGATGCGATCAGCAATGGTCATGACTTCCTCAATGTCTGAAGACACAAGAAGAATGGCCGTCCCCTGCTCTCTGAGTTTACGAAGGATGGTGTAGATTTCCGATTTGGCTCCCACATC from uncultured Cohaesibacter sp. carries:
- a CDS encoding sensor histidine kinase; amino-acid sequence: MTDKSPIPATFSTEQVINITRAIAGRVGYQAVIDAMSEEIQEILPHNHFDVVILDESKENLVAYETGIQTAWGGINRKNVSTSPIRDILLGKVDYLITANAMEDLRFNNESMFNAPIFEHTLRSRLHVQVRVAGELIGALSISSTKPDLYSLEHIENAKLLSDLIGPYFFALWQSELVRVSEIARVKEAARLEGLRSGARYVTDELERARAQIGMDLHDQTLADLSRTLRWLGSVEELDGEDLNDLKEELGHCLLGLRHIVDDAKPTVLEMFGLIEAVQAQLDRQIKTARQDISVEIIDQSDGRIDELPLNLRLVFYRILQEAGNNSIRHSGCSHLVITFKSDAEQLIISFKDNGCGYHKESYASRGGMLNMKTRASLVGAKVHFSQPGNPAELTICYHQEQGPREPNIK
- a CDS encoding ABC transporter permease, producing the protein MLNLSAFLRNAIPTYAMPVALLVVIGLFGIMAPVFLTASNFTAIIYQMSITGIMAVGMTFVIMTGGIDLSVGPVLASSGLVVFFLLHIAHFPLIPAVALGILTGAVTGAISGFVVSVFKLPAMIVTLGMLSIVRGTALLAGGPDLHLVKNQPGFEFIGNGFLFGIPFAIWIFAFVSLLFIFIQKRTTFGLQVASLGDNERAAYLSGRRVRLVKMMTYVICGMGAALAGIIQSSQVHTAAATYGEFGTELDVIAAVVLGGASLLGGKGSVARTILGVLFLAVLNNGFNILNVPIDYQLIIKGAIIVVALSLTEWANSKVA